TCAGAGATTCTACCGGCGCCGATTGTTCGTCCGCCTTCTCGTATCGCAAATCTCAAACCTTTTTCCATCGCTACCGGCACAATCAACTCCAACTCGATCGCTACATTATCTCCC
The genomic region above belongs to Candidatus Ancaeobacter aquaticus and contains:
- the tuf gene encoding elongation factor Tu (EF-Tu; promotes GTP-dependent binding of aminoacyl-tRNA to the A-site of ribosomes during protein biosynthesis; when the tRNA anticodon matches the mRNA codon, GTP hydrolysis results; the inactive EF-Tu-GDP leaves the ribosome and release of GDP is promoted by elongation factor Ts; many prokaryotes have two copies of the gene encoding EF-Tu), whose protein sequence is GDNVAIELELIVPVAMEKGLRFAIREGGRTIGAGRISDIVE